From the Leptospira montravelensis genome, the window GACTCACTTTCAACAGAAATTTTCAGAGAACCAGATATAGATTCAGTAGTAATTAAATCAACTTTCACTTTAAAAATGTCTTCAAGTAGAAATGTAAGATTAATATAATTATCAAAATTTTTCATTCCAGACTTGAATTTGACAAGGAAATCAATATCGCTATTCTGCCTTGCTTCGTTTCTAGCGACGGATCCAAAAAGATGAATGGTCTCCACTCCTAGAATATCCAATTCCTTTTTGTAATTTTTTAAGGAGTTTTGAATAGAGTTTGAATCTAGAAGTTCAACTTTCGCC encodes:
- a CDS encoding nucleotidyltransferase family protein — encoded protein: MAKVELLDSNSIQNSLKNYKKELDILGVETIHLFGSVARNEARQNSDIDFLVKFKSGMKNFDNYINLTFLLEDIFKVKVDLITTESISGSLKISVESESVLIEV